In Archangium violaceum, the following are encoded in one genomic region:
- a CDS encoding FG-GAP-like repeat-containing protein, translating into MDVTVAEHRGEARVTLPLPGLPTRTGFGPDLALGYSSSPYDARGGFGIGFGLGVPSVGIINDWGVPYRYVTANGDLTARLALNGARLERIRTEKENGALSIIEYRLDGTDSLVRVFRHMPGAEMAVPDGQGGTLALAGFRVVYPDGRQEYYSEAPEVAEGLMLKRFFATRWPLVAAVSPTGEVVTYQYDKPTEDQRSYLSSISFAGGRSAYVFERAERPRAPTDYVMGYPQKAGHLYTKLTAQFDGEPMYQWCFVYGVYAQDGAKLLTHPDCEAIAQEDFAAELTKLSASLSRQDKLLGVYRFGRSAAPLTRNTPQEPLMRFQYSGWTVSDIRDHSLVYDIEIPDVYGFGPEGGSEFLDLNADGLADVLRSSLSDNRSFASYNLGDLARQNPFVQRDGVVLQKVLGGIEQPEMLRFDERPGSDSLFWTGDFNGDGLTDVVHIMASGGQSELFLFRGQQGVPGKPFAAATRSSVLDAYVGQLMHGRSRVLDLNADGKDDILIATTDGVTATWTAHVNVTSPEDRALSFQTLSNLRFPFTAGAGWELDNPAYRFLDVSGDGLQDLAVLKVTGAGDKGLCIYENQGGVWAYSYTDLGTDSQGRDVPRGRLATGALVFGFDAGDPVCEQGFFLPVQGIESGVNLNAMWLADVNRDGNIDLAHLTTTANALKVWFGQGRDGFSHAENLPLNTTLSVDPQNIWNTRVIDIDGDGVVEILVYEPTPQGGRLRVIDFNRTGQKNVVGPDLLIGASDGTGLRHAFVYGTTTDELVRDRRRLGMDDASLRGLPYALPVVKRHAILVGGEPPQLTAFQYHAPHFEGEARSFVGFARSDTRILGDSTQPDQGLRRTYAVQGTRTDRFLASRASVEELVRPTPLLVRPTVPGPLETASAVSFTAETWSEEPLTAAAVLSQQESDWAVEPLLEEEARTPPLFVRLLSTRSRICGESSGCAAPATSTRTREYDAFNRLRREQETLNTVVGPDGLQIPSRSSVRTLTYDPVWEERGILTAVDREVVKTLPSGAVLSTTTTLYAEQWPLPVRVETQGAVDPQALSGLEARFTQALQKSTVRVLTHAHDALGNIIEVGDALGATTHFVYDPSGLRIVETRNSLGHRTRYCYGSAECTLGGTGSGVPERSLARTHVLTPQGELTVSRFDALHRPVRVTDSSGREVSYAYRDAGSTQPRLVRVTERRTATGPRTHTERLFAFRADGRAVGEAVEGESTGARVLAFTAYNGTGASVFAARPYTLTKGPVALFEEGQFPAPTGAPGCGLGLGICTSYDALGRPVEVVDSSGRHIRRTTYEPWGRRLEERLVEDGDAIVRARTHVERPGEMYALADETGQVYHYARDAHGRLYGISVPGESAPRRVVFDAAGDIILSQAPGILTRLWTRDARGRVSEELTWSASGPAWERIERTYDPLDRPTHVRATSSENPDGTDVLTFVYDGREGEPASPESRGRLIEATAHDLLATQSVTELFTYNRSGQRTGRTLAYTGGGVERTYTETWNHALDSTLSAYRDPFGNAFTFERHGSGALAALHWSTPERAETPLLAGMQYNAHGQLDAYTAPRTRLERRYGYDAASGHLIHLQACISREEGCVPAQDMVLTHLADGRITGIQDGPRTTSYAYSLRGELLSAQEGDGTHTYAYGPSGEMSRLSEGADYLFERAPGTSVIPLPTGGNFRLDAFGRLAAGGRMREITYDPFGRIRRVELDGKTLIYGYLASGDRVAKQARVTQGGQEKVSEVVVYPTRFTRDNGRERQSLVRLEGRRLALVVDEQRVFTLLDDSRGVVKALVDESGQALLQAEYSPFGLATLSGPADLLESTELVFSFTGRFTDPDTGLVQMGAREYAPQLASFTTPDPYALAEPEFCVRSPLECHLYTYAGHDPINFADETGFMMGRSTSTPQTGSTPQGQNARPNSPIMNSRERTVLSGILQGHSNAYSGRVREANRALDKLNVPLDPELGASLQDIATKAETGELRTSAAHGAESRALFNQGVKDFSNGRIKQGALTFGGAATNAFISMAEIHQEQALQP; encoded by the coding sequence ATGGACGTCACCGTCGCGGAGCACCGGGGAGAAGCCCGTGTCACGCTTCCACTCCCGGGCCTGCCCACACGCACGGGCTTCGGACCTGACCTGGCCCTCGGATACAGCTCCTCCCCCTACGACGCCCGCGGCGGCTTCGGCATCGGCTTCGGCCTGGGTGTTCCCTCGGTGGGTATCATCAACGACTGGGGCGTGCCGTACCGGTACGTCACCGCCAACGGGGACCTCACCGCACGGCTAGCGCTCAATGGCGCGCGCCTGGAGCGCATCCGGACGGAGAAGGAGAACGGCGCCCTGAGCATCATCGAGTACCGACTCGATGGCACGGATTCGCTCGTCCGGGTGTTCCGCCACATGCCCGGTGCGGAGATGGCCGTGCCGGACGGACAAGGCGGCACGCTCGCCCTCGCTGGCTTCCGCGTCGTCTACCCGGATGGGCGGCAGGAGTACTACAGCGAAGCGCCAGAGGTCGCCGAGGGGCTGATGCTCAAGCGCTTCTTCGCCACACGCTGGCCCCTGGTGGCCGCCGTGAGTCCCACGGGCGAAGTCGTCACCTACCAGTACGACAAGCCCACGGAGGATCAGCGCTCGTACCTCAGCTCCATCAGCTTCGCGGGGGGCCGGTCGGCCTACGTCTTCGAGCGCGCGGAGCGGCCGCGTGCACCCACGGATTACGTGATGGGGTACCCCCAGAAGGCGGGCCACCTCTACACGAAGCTGACGGCGCAATTCGACGGCGAGCCGATGTACCAGTGGTGCTTCGTCTACGGTGTGTACGCGCAGGATGGAGCGAAGCTCCTCACCCATCCGGACTGCGAAGCGATCGCACAAGAGGACTTCGCCGCGGAGCTCACGAAGCTCTCGGCGTCCCTGAGCCGGCAGGACAAGCTCCTGGGTGTCTACCGCTTTGGACGGAGTGCGGCGCCCCTGACGCGGAACACGCCTCAGGAGCCGCTCATGCGGTTCCAGTACTCGGGTTGGACGGTCTCGGACATTCGTGACCACTCGCTCGTCTATGACATCGAGATCCCGGATGTGTATGGCTTTGGTCCCGAGGGGGGCTCGGAGTTCCTGGACCTGAACGCCGACGGCCTGGCGGACGTCCTGCGCTCCTCGCTCTCCGACAACCGGAGCTTCGCGTCGTACAATCTCGGAGACCTCGCCAGGCAGAATCCGTTCGTACAGCGCGACGGGGTGGTGCTCCAGAAGGTACTGGGCGGCATCGAGCAGCCGGAGATGCTGCGTTTCGACGAGCGCCCTGGTTCCGACAGCCTGTTCTGGACGGGAGACTTCAACGGCGATGGCCTGACGGACGTGGTGCACATCATGGCCTCGGGCGGTCAGTCCGAGCTCTTCCTCTTCCGCGGACAGCAGGGCGTCCCCGGCAAGCCGTTCGCGGCCGCCACGCGCTCCAGCGTGCTCGATGCGTATGTCGGTCAGCTCATGCACGGGCGCAGCCGCGTCCTCGACCTCAACGCGGACGGGAAGGACGACATCCTCATCGCCACCACGGACGGAGTGACGGCGACGTGGACCGCTCATGTGAACGTCACCTCGCCGGAGGACAGGGCCCTGTCCTTCCAGACCCTCTCCAACCTCCGGTTCCCCTTCACGGCCGGCGCGGGGTGGGAGCTCGACAATCCCGCGTACCGCTTCCTGGACGTCAGTGGGGACGGGCTCCAGGACCTCGCCGTGCTGAAAGTGACTGGCGCGGGCGACAAGGGCCTGTGCATCTACGAGAACCAGGGCGGGGTGTGGGCCTATAGCTATACGGACCTGGGGACGGACTCTCAGGGACGGGACGTACCGCGCGGACGGCTCGCGACGGGCGCGCTGGTGTTCGGCTTCGACGCGGGTGACCCGGTCTGCGAGCAGGGCTTCTTCCTCCCGGTCCAGGGCATCGAGTCTGGTGTGAACCTCAACGCGATGTGGCTCGCGGACGTCAACAGGGATGGGAACATCGACCTCGCCCATCTCACGACGACGGCGAACGCGCTCAAGGTCTGGTTCGGGCAGGGTCGTGATGGATTCTCCCATGCGGAGAACCTCCCGCTGAACACGACGTTGAGTGTCGACCCGCAGAACATCTGGAACACGCGCGTCATCGATATCGACGGGGATGGTGTCGTCGAAATCCTCGTCTACGAGCCCACTCCCCAGGGGGGACGGCTGCGCGTCATCGACTTCAATCGCACGGGACAGAAGAACGTCGTCGGACCGGATCTGCTCATCGGGGCGTCCGACGGGACCGGGCTCCGGCACGCGTTCGTCTATGGCACGACCACCGATGAGCTCGTGCGCGATCGCCGGCGGCTCGGCATGGACGATGCAAGCCTGCGCGGTCTTCCCTACGCGCTCCCCGTGGTGAAGCGGCACGCCATCCTGGTGGGGGGCGAGCCTCCTCAACTCACGGCCTTCCAGTACCACGCGCCCCACTTCGAGGGCGAAGCGCGAAGCTTCGTCGGTTTCGCCCGGAGCGACACACGCATCCTGGGAGACAGCACCCAACCGGACCAGGGACTCCGCCGGACGTACGCCGTGCAGGGAACGCGCACGGACCGCTTCCTGGCGAGCAGGGCCAGCGTGGAGGAGCTCGTCCGCCCCACTCCGCTCCTGGTCCGTCCCACCGTGCCCGGCCCACTCGAGACGGCGAGCGCGGTGTCCTTCACCGCGGAGACCTGGAGCGAGGAGCCGCTCACGGCCGCGGCGGTCCTCTCCCAACAAGAGTCCGACTGGGCCGTCGAGCCCCTTCTGGAAGAGGAGGCCCGCACGCCCCCCCTGTTCGTGCGCCTCCTGAGCACCCGTTCGCGAATCTGCGGCGAGAGTTCGGGCTGCGCGGCTCCGGCAACGAGTACCCGCACGCGCGAGTACGACGCGTTCAATCGCCTCCGGCGTGAGCAGGAAACCCTGAACACCGTCGTGGGACCCGATGGCCTGCAGATTCCCTCGCGCTCCAGCGTGCGCACACTCACGTACGACCCTGTCTGGGAGGAGCGGGGAATCCTGACGGCCGTGGACAGGGAGGTCGTGAAGACACTGCCTTCCGGCGCCGTGCTCTCCACGACCACCACCCTGTATGCGGAGCAATGGCCCCTGCCCGTGCGCGTGGAGACCCAGGGGGCGGTCGATCCGCAGGCGCTCTCGGGACTCGAGGCCCGGTTCACCCAGGCACTCCAGAAGAGTACCGTGCGCGTCCTCACGCACGCCCATGATGCCCTCGGCAACATCATCGAGGTCGGAGACGCGCTGGGCGCCACGACCCACTTCGTCTACGACCCGAGTGGTCTGCGCATCGTGGAGACGAGGAATTCGCTCGGGCACCGGACCCGGTACTGCTACGGCTCGGCGGAATGCACACTCGGCGGCACGGGGAGTGGCGTCCCGGAGCGGAGCCTGGCCCGGACCCACGTCCTGACGCCGCAGGGCGAGCTCACCGTGTCCAGGTTCGATGCCCTGCACCGCCCGGTGCGGGTGACGGACTCGAGCGGACGCGAGGTTTCCTACGCCTACCGGGACGCGGGGAGCACACAGCCACGGCTCGTGCGCGTGACCGAGCGCCGCACGGCCACGGGTCCGCGGACGCACACGGAGCGGCTGTTCGCCTTCCGGGCCGATGGCCGCGCCGTGGGTGAGGCAGTCGAGGGAGAGTCCACCGGGGCCCGGGTGCTGGCATTCACCGCATACAACGGGACGGGCGCTTCCGTTTTCGCGGCCCGGCCCTACACCCTGACAAAGGGACCGGTGGCGCTCTTCGAGGAAGGGCAGTTCCCGGCTCCCACGGGTGCGCCTGGCTGCGGGCTCGGCCTGGGCATCTGCACTTCGTACGACGCACTCGGACGTCCGGTGGAGGTGGTTGATTCCTCGGGACGGCACATCAGGCGCACGACGTACGAGCCCTGGGGACGGCGGCTCGAGGAGCGCCTCGTGGAGGACGGCGATGCCATCGTTCGCGCGCGCACCCATGTCGAACGTCCAGGAGAAATGTACGCGCTGGCCGATGAGACGGGTCAGGTCTACCACTACGCACGGGATGCGCATGGAAGACTGTACGGAATCTCCGTGCCGGGAGAGAGCGCGCCCCGTCGTGTGGTCTTCGACGCCGCGGGAGACATCATCCTCAGTCAAGCCCCCGGAATCCTGACCCGACTCTGGACGCGCGATGCGCGTGGGCGCGTGAGCGAGGAGCTGACGTGGAGCGCCAGCGGGCCGGCATGGGAGCGCATCGAGCGGACGTACGATCCACTCGACCGGCCAACCCACGTACGGGCCACGTCCTCAGAGAACCCCGATGGCACCGACGTCCTGACGTTTGTCTATGATGGACGAGAGGGGGAGCCGGCCTCGCCCGAGTCACGGGGCCGTCTCATCGAAGCCACCGCCCATGACCTGCTCGCAACGCAGAGCGTGACGGAGCTCTTCACCTACAACCGCAGCGGCCAGAGGACCGGGCGCACACTCGCGTATACCGGAGGAGGGGTCGAGCGCACCTACACGGAGACGTGGAACCACGCACTGGACAGTACGCTGTCCGCCTACCGCGACCCGTTCGGGAATGCCTTCACGTTCGAGCGGCATGGCTCGGGAGCACTCGCCGCGCTCCACTGGTCGACGCCAGAACGCGCGGAGACTCCGCTCCTCGCGGGCATGCAGTACAACGCTCACGGTCAGTTGGACGCCTATACGGCGCCACGGACGAGGCTCGAGCGCCGATATGGCTATGACGCCGCCTCCGGCCATCTCATACACCTCCAAGCTTGCATCTCACGTGAGGAGGGCTGCGTGCCTGCCCAGGACATGGTCCTCACGCACCTGGCGGATGGGCGCATCACGGGCATCCAGGACGGTCCCCGGACCACCTCGTACGCCTACAGCCTCCGCGGCGAGCTACTCTCGGCCCAAGAGGGAGACGGAACCCATACCTATGCGTACGGTCCTTCGGGAGAGATGAGCAGACTCAGCGAAGGAGCGGACTACCTCTTCGAGCGTGCGCCGGGCACGAGCGTCATCCCCCTGCCCACGGGCGGCAACTTCCGCCTCGATGCATTTGGCCGCCTGGCGGCAGGCGGAAGAATGCGCGAGATCACCTACGACCCGTTTGGCCGCATCCGGCGCGTCGAGCTCGACGGAAAAACCCTCATCTACGGCTACTTGGCTTCCGGCGATCGCGTCGCCAAGCAGGCGCGCGTGACCCAGGGCGGACAGGAGAAGGTCTCCGAGGTTGTTGTCTATCCCACGCGCTTCACACGCGACAACGGTCGGGAGCGGCAGAGCCTGGTCCGCCTCGAGGGCAGGCGACTGGCCCTCGTCGTTGACGAGCAACGGGTCTTCACTCTGCTGGACGACTCACGCGGCGTGGTGAAGGCATTGGTGGACGAGTCCGGACAGGCCCTGCTACAGGCCGAGTACTCTCCATTCGGATTGGCTACCCTATCGGGCCCTGCGGACCTGCTCGAGAGCACCGAGCTCGTCTTCAGCTTCACCGGGCGGTTCACCGACCCCGACACCGGCCTCGTCCAGATGGGAGCACGTGAGTATGCGCCACAACTCGCGAGCTTCACCACTCCGGACCCCTACGCACTCGCGGAACCGGAATTCTGTGTACGGAGCCCTCTCGAGTGCCACCTCTACACCTACGCCGGACACGACCCGATCAACTTCGCCGACGAGACAGGCTTCATGATGGGGCGCTCCACGTCAACACCCCAGACCGGGAGCACCCCCCAAGGCCAAAACGCCAGGCCCAACTCCCCCATCATGAACAGTCGCGAACGCACTGTGCTCAGTGGCATCCTGCAAGGGCATTCAAACGCCTACAGTGGGCGGGTGAGGGAAGCGAATCGGGCTCTTGACAAGCTTAATGTGCCCCTCGACCCGGAACTGGGCGCGAGCCTCCAAGACATTGCGACGAAGGCCGAGACCGGAGAGCTTCGAACTTCCGCAGCACATGGCGCTGAAAGCAGGGCTTTGTTCAATCAAGGCGTCAAAGACTTCTCCAATGGGAGAATAAAACAGGGAGCTCTTACTTTTGGCGGCGCAGCAACCAATGCGTTTATCTCAATGGCCGAGATACACCAGGAGCAAGCACTACAGCCTTGA
- a CDS encoding extracellular solute-binding protein, with protein MGWRKNRWAYAVAGSFVVLATVLGYWLSRRDPAPPPPSTSPVELSIVQSMGADFNGPLEELLRPFLEQHPEVRLSVRYDAQAREGSDGAARGPHLALRVSNGSATPGGVPLFASDYVVLAYNRDLVPEAPKTWRDIIAHGYTLKEKGTVPYGIVLAEEMHSLLPFFGDLFQAGGPGDATSEAFALLSDLRFKYGLTPGACLSECVVQVFKEGRAPFAVIGEWRLPELRSALGGRLGLTAIPALPGSGARVRPVQRVYALFRAGEAPKRELEAADALLRFVEKESASRLMATLGKAALQPVAASASAEELALAAASVDAVEVPDARVRAAEAALAPIWEQFATGRLSAEGAARALVAAVSTPVQN; from the coding sequence GGGCATACGCCGTCGCCGGGAGCTTCGTGGTGCTTGCCACCGTGCTCGGGTACTGGCTGTCCCGGCGCGACCCGGCCCCGCCCCCTCCCTCAACGTCACCGGTCGAGCTCAGCATCGTCCAGAGCATGGGCGCGGACTTCAACGGACCTCTCGAGGAGCTCCTGCGCCCCTTCCTCGAGCAACACCCCGAGGTGCGGCTGTCGGTGCGGTACGACGCGCAGGCCCGGGAGGGGAGCGACGGCGCGGCCCGTGGCCCCCACCTGGCGCTGCGAGTGTCGAACGGGTCCGCCACGCCCGGAGGCGTTCCCTTGTTCGCCTCGGACTACGTCGTCCTCGCCTACAACCGGGACCTCGTTCCCGAAGCACCGAAGACGTGGCGCGACATCATCGCCCACGGCTACACCCTCAAGGAGAAAGGCACGGTGCCGTATGGAATCGTGCTCGCGGAGGAGATGCATAGCCTCCTCCCCTTCTTCGGCGATCTCTTCCAGGCCGGGGGCCCGGGTGACGCGACGAGTGAGGCGTTCGCGCTGCTCTCCGATCTCCGGTTCAAGTACGGCCTCACGCCGGGCGCCTGCCTGTCGGAGTGCGTGGTCCAGGTCTTCAAGGAGGGCCGTGCGCCGTTCGCGGTGATTGGAGAATGGCGGCTGCCAGAGTTGCGGAGCGCACTCGGAGGGAGGCTCGGACTGACGGCGATTCCCGCCCTGCCCGGGAGCGGAGCCAGGGTCAGGCCCGTACAGCGGGTGTACGCGCTCTTCCGGGCGGGTGAGGCCCCGAAGCGTGAGCTGGAGGCCGCGGATGCGCTCCTGCGCTTCGTCGAGAAGGAGAGCGCCTCGCGCCTCATGGCGACGCTCGGCAAGGCAGCGCTCCAGCCCGTAGCCGCATCGGCGTCGGCGGAAGAGCTCGCCCTGGCGGCGGCTTCCGTGGACGCCGTGGAAGTTCCCGACGCGCGCGTGCGCGCGGCGGAGGCCGCACTGGCTCCCATCTGGGAACAGTTTGCCACCGGGCGGTTGAGCGCCGAGGGCGCCGCCCGCGCCCTGGTCGCCGCCGTCTCGACACCCGTACAGAACTGA